A genome region from Anopheles stephensi strain Indian chromosome 2, UCI_ANSTEP_V1.0, whole genome shotgun sequence includes the following:
- the LOC118505589 gene encoding ras-related C3 botulinum toxin substrate 1: protein MSSGRPIKCVVVGDGTVGKTCMLISYTTDSFPGEYVPTVFDNYSAPMVVDGVQVSLGLWDTAGQEDYDRLRPLSYPQTDVFLICYSVASPSSFENVTSKWYPEIKHHCPDAPIILVGTKIDLREDRETISVLAEQGLSALKREQGQKLANKIRAVKYMECSALTQRGLKQVFDEAVRAVLRPEPLKRRQRKCVVM from the exons ATGTCATCGGGAAGACCTATCAAATGTGTGGTGGTCGGTGACGGCACGGTGGGGAAAACGTGCATGCTGATCAGCTACACGACCGACAGCTTTCCCGGCGAATACGTACCCACGGT CTTTGACAATTATTCCGCCCCAATGGTGGTGGACGGGGTGCAAGTATCGCTCGGGCTGTGGGACACGGCCGGACAGGAAGATTACGACCGGCTAAGGCCACTGTCCTACCCACAGACGGACGTGTTCCTCATATGCTACAGTGTGGCCAGCCCGTCGTCGTTCGAAAACGTTACCTCCAAGTGGTATCCCGAGATTAAACACCACTGCCCGGATGCGCCCATTATTTTAGTCG GAACCAAAATCGATCTGCGGGAGGACCGCGAAACGATCAGCGTACTGGCCGAGCAGGGCCTATCCGCGCTGAAGCGCGAACAGGGTCAAAAGCTAGCGAATAAGATACGGGCGGTCAAGTATATGGAATGTTCGGCACTAACCCAGCGAGGCCTCAAGCAGGTCTTTGACGAAGCGGTGCGGGCCGTGCTTAGACCAGAGCCTTTAAAACGACGCCAACGAAAATGTGTTGTGATGTAG